The window TCGCGCGCTACACTTGTTCCTGGCCAAGGTCTTATCGGTGTCTCCATGCCTCGCTATGACTTGCCTCGGTGCTACAGTTGActacctcgtgcttcgccacgcgTCCTTCCCATGAAATTCGATTGACCCAAATCCATTTTTTAGTCAACTTATACTAAAATAAATGTACTTGCTTGTAACACAATTTGGTCCCAATCGATTACTTATGTGCGATTGGCATGTACATGAGCCGCGTGCCAATACAAGAACGTGTACATACATGATAAAAGACAACTGTTATACGAACCATCTTGTGATTGGATGATTAGAAGGACTTTCAGGATTTTCAACGATGCGCATTCTGTGGGAGGAGACGTTCTGGTCAACGATGAGGTgcgtatggtgacttcataaacttgaagatgatatgtcggctcagtctttcggaggtgctcataggagtaAGATGTGCGTCTGTATGTTCATAGGGATGAgagtatgcacgtgtatatgagtaCTTGCGTCTGTGTTAAAAAAAGACAGCTGCTATACGGATAAGAAATCTTTTTTTGACACGTACGGGATATAAGAAACTTGTAGAGAAAAGAGACGTGGCAACAAGCTTTGGGAGGTGGGCACACGCACGCACGATTAGAGTTGCACGGCTCCTGCACGACCGACACGAAGCTTCAATCAGCCGGTTGAGTTGTATAATAATTTCCCAAAAAGAAAACATCACAAAAAAAACCTTTATCGATTCGTTCCTCATCTCTTACCTCGATCCCCTGTTCCGCCGCCGCCCAACCCGAGCGCTGGCCGCTGGCCGCATCGCCGCCACAGAGAAGTTGCGCCGCCGCCGCTCGAGTCCACACCCAGCGTCCCATCCGCTCGATTCCATACCTCCACCCGCCGCTCTAGTNNNNNNNNNNNNNNNNNNNNNNNNNNNNNNNNNNNNNNNNNNNNNNNNNNNNNNNNNNNNNNNNNNNNNNNNNNNNNNNNNNNNNNNNNNNNNNNNNNNNNNNNNNNNNNNNNNNNNNNNNNNNNNNNNNNNNNNNNNNNNNNNNNNNNNNNNNNNNNNNNNNNNNNNNNNNNNNNNNNNNNNNNNNNNNNNNNNNNNNNNNNNNNNNNNNNNNNNNNNNNNNNNNNNNNNNNNNNNNNNNNNNNNNNNNNNNNNNNNNNNNNNNNNNNNNNNNNNNNNNNNNNNNNNNNNNNNNNNNNNNNNNNNNNNNNNNNNNNNNNNNNNNNNNNNNNNNNNNNNGCTACTTCTCCACGTCGTCAGACCACGGCAGCTAAGGTTTGAGAGATCGAGCTTCAGAACTCCCTGCTGTGCCTCTCTTTTAATTTTGTCTTTAAAGGACCACACGACGCGTTCCATTACAAAATAGTACTGGGTATATCGCTGGATCATAATGTTCAGAATTCAGAATTCCATTGCCTTCACACAGTGCCAATTGTGTTTCCCATAACTTGTGAAAAACTAACCTGCCACATCTCAATGCCTTGTTGTGCTGTTAGAGCTGCAAATGAAATCTTGCATTTAGAGCGTTGTGAGTCACAACGCATACTGCAGAATATGATGTCGACTTTGGCTTAGCTCAGTATTACAAAATTATTCAGAAATCAATATGCATGCTGCAACATTATCATTTAGATCAGGATGTATTCCTGAGAACCCCAATCCTCTGTCTGCAACCATTAGAACAGACAATTTTATTACCTCTGTCATAAAAGGCACAACCATGTATTTTGCGTTGAGGCCATCAGTGCGAAATTAATTATGTATTATAATAAATTAGCTGTTTGAAAGTACTGATGGTTCAATACAATTTCAACTTTTTAGCATTATAATAAATTCACTAATGACATTTGCTACTTTAACACAGCGAGTCGATGGATCTAACAGCCATTAAAAAGTTACTCAGTTCTCGTAGACCAAGTGCAGACTACTTGGCTGGCGTAGATGGTTTCCTTGATTTTGCGTACACTGGAAAAAGTTCAGATGCCAAGATCCATTGTCCATGCGTCAGATGTGTTAATAGGAACTTGTTGAAGCGAGACACCGTATATGATCATTTGGTGTGTAATGGAATGCTACTTCGATACACAGTTTGGGGTTGTCATGGTGAAACTGCAGGATACATCTCCTCTAACAAACGAAAAAGGTCAAAACAGGAAGGCATAAACTCTAATATGCGCCAGCTAGTCCATGATGTTTTCGGGAACATAGATAATGGGTCTCAAGTGAATGACTTCGATGACCCAAACCCTCCAGAACATGGACCAGATCCTGAAACCCAATCTTTTTATGACTTGTTGAGAGATGCAGATGTACCTTTGTGGGACGGGTGTGAActatcaaaacattgtttccttgtgcTTCTGTTCAACATAAAATCCAGTAACAAGTGGAGTAATAAATCTATAAATGATTTGCTAGCAGTTCTACAACAAGCAATTCCAAATGGCAAGAATTTACCTAGAACTTTTGCCGAGGCCAAGAAGATCATTGGAAAGCTTGGGCTTAGTTATGAGAGAATTCATGTTTGTGAAAAAGATTGTCAGCTTTTTTGGAAAGAGAAGGCTAATGATGACTTTTGCTCAGTATGTGGAGCATCAAGGTGGAAAAACAAACCTGATAAAACCGTGCTAACTAACAAGGAAAGGAAAAAAGCAACCCCGAAGAAGGTGCTCCGGTACTTCCCTATTAAGCCAAGGCTTAAGAGGCTTTTTATGCACAAGGAAACTGCTATAGCATTAAGATGGCATGATGAGGAACGCATAAAAGATGGAGCATTGCGACATTTAGCTGATTCAGCGGCATGGAAGGAGATTGACTCTAAGTATAAGCACATCAGATCAGATTCTCGAAATATTAGATTCATAATCACAGCTGATGGATTCAATCCGTTTGGTAAGCTGAATAGTAAACATAGTTGCTGGCCTGTTGTCCTAGTACCCAATAACCTTCCACCATGGTTGTGCATGAAGGCATCTTCTCTTATGCTCACTCTGCTTATTCCTGGTCCAACTTACCCTGGAAAGAATTTCCATGTATTCATGCAACCAGTTTATGAAGAACTAACCGAGCTGTTATGATGCATCTCGAGGTGAGATGTTTCAACTTTATGTTGTTGTGTTGTCTACCGTGAGTGACTACCCCGGGCTAGCTCTCTTTGCAGGATATAGCGTAAATGGTGAGTTTGGttgttttccatgttgtgatgaaaCATGTTCTAAACGCTTGAAATATGGGCAgaagtactgtttcatggggcatcGCCGATTTCTGCCCCCAGATCACAAATTCCGTTTTGATGCTAGATCGTTtgatggatctgaagaacataGAGCGGCACCTAGTGCTTATGCGGAAACTAGAGTTGTAGATCAAATAAAATCAATTTCAGATTTTCAGAAATCCAAAACATGGAAGTGTGTCAGTGGCCTATTCAATTTGCCTTATTGGGACTTCAATTTACTTCGTCACAATCTTTATATCATGCATATTGAGAAGAACATATGTGAAAACATATATGGAACACTTCTAGGAATATAAGGCAAGTCCAAAGATAATTTAAAGGCACGACAAGACCTACAGCACATGAACATTAAACGAGAGTTGCATCCACAAAAAAAACCTAATGATAAGTATTATCTGCCACCTGCTTCCTATAACCTATCTAAAGAAGGGAAGCAACAATTTTGCAAAGTCCTTCATGGTGCAAGGGGTCCGAATGGGTTTTCAGGAAACATCTCAAGATGTGCAAATGTTGTTCAAGGGAGAATCTCAGGCCTTAAAAGTCATGATTGTCATATACTAATGCAACACTTTCTACCACTTGCTATTCGAGGTCTACTCCCAGATCATGTCACATCTGTGTTGTTCGACCTGTGTGGGTATTTTAGAGAAGTGAGTGCAAAAGTCCTATACATCAGCGATCTTGAGAAGTTGGAGGAGCGAATCATAATGACATTATGTCATATGGAGAGAATATTCCCACCAGGTTGGTCCAGTGTGCTATCGTTTGATGTGGTTTGTGGAAAGGTATGGTAGCTTCTTATATAAATATGGGGATGCATTAAATATCTTTGCAGGAAAATATTCTTCAATAAATTTCTTCTTCCTTGTGTTTGTGTTTATGTAGGTATGTAGGTAAGCTGAAGTCAAATGTCCGTAACAAAGCTCGTCCTGAAGGATCTATCGCTGAAGCATTTTTGGCAAATGAGTGCATGACATTCTGTTCAAGATATATTGTCGGTTTTGAGACCAAACATAACTTGCTTTCGCAGAATGAAGATAACGACGAGTGGGTTGGGCATCATGATATTGCACATGGATCAAGATTATTTCCACATTCTGGCAATCCACTTGGAAAGCCTAGGAATTATGTACTAAGCGGTGTGGCAAAAGTACAGCCACATAGATATGTCTTGTTCAATTGCTCTGATGTGAATTCATACCTTAGGTAATATCTCATGCTTATAAATTGTCTTAGTTACCCTTTTCCCCTACTTTACCTTTGTTTATGAATTACTTTGCAGGGCTCATGCTGATGAGATCACTAATGGACGCAATTTAAACCCTGATGTTGTCGAGAGGATTCAAAATGATAAGTTCCACGAATGGTTCCAAGCTCATGTAAGTGCCATATTTTGCATATACTATACACGTATGACTACATTTAGTTGTAATCAAACTCTAAATATTCAGATAAAGAAATTGGAGAAGGAAATGGCATCCACAACATTGAAAAGGATATTAGATTGCTCGCCCGGGGCCCAGTTAATGCAGCCAAAACATATTGCGCTTTCAACTCCCGAGGCTACCATTTTAGGCCTAAACGCTTGGATAAAGAGACACAAAATAGTGGAGTCATGGTAACTGCAAAAACTTCTAGTTATGCTTCAGCACATGATGCCAATCCTGTTTTACGTGATGTGACGTACTACGGGAGGGTAATTGATATCGTCGAGCTAAACTACTCTGGACAGTTTTCAGTGGTGTTGTTTAAATGTGAATGGGTTAATGTGTTCTCAGAAACAGGAATGAAAAAAGACAAGTACGGTTACACACTTGTCAACTTCTCACATCTAATACACAAAGGAGAAAAGATTGAGCATGAGCCTTTTATTTTCCCTAACCAGGCGAATCAAGTGTTCTATGTGGAAGATGAATTGAATCCAGGTTGGTCTGTGGTAATGAAGTTGCCAAAGCCTAGAGATTTATATGACTTAGGCAACTTGGAATGGGAAGCGCAGACAGAAAATGAGCCATTCCATGTTTCACAGCTTGGAGAGAGTTTGAAAATAAAGAACAATGAAGAACATTGGGTTAGAACAGACGTTGAGGGGACAATAGTGGATGCTAATAATGCTTCGAGCAACGAAGAATAACTGAGGTTAGTAGCAATATGTTCTTGTGTTTCCATATTCAATTTGCAAGATGTGTTTTTACCTCTAATATAAAGTGTTGTTCAATCTTTCTGTTCTTCAATTATGTTTTGTGCATTCTTTCTTTTATGTTGGGTTGACACTTTCATATCAAATATGAAATTTAGTGATAAAAGTAGCACAAAATGTCTCTTCTATTTTCTTGTTCGCGTTTTGAATTATTTTGGCTGCATGCTACAGGTTCAGACTGCAATGCTACATGGAGGCATGGAGGGGGTGGTGGGCTGTGTGCTTTGTGTTAGTACAAAACAGCCTACTCTTTTCTGCTTGCTGGCTTTCTGCTGACTACTTAACCAACTTGCTTGGTGATATACTGCTGTGTGAGACCATGTGTTGGTCAAAACATAGTATACTCTTATATTCATGCTTGGTAATTCGGTCAACTGCGACACCACATGCTTGTTTGGAACATCATTTTGTACTTTGGTCAACAACAGTTCAGAATTGAGATACACGCAGCTTCTTTGGAACTTTATTTTTGTATACATTGGTTAACAGTTCAGAATTGGCATACTCTTGCAGTGTTCAAAAATCTTGTTTTGCGATCACATGTTGCCATTTTTTTTAAAGTCTGAATCTATCCTGAAGCAGTATATATGTTTTAGTTTCTCTACATATAATTCTCTTGCTCATGATTAGATTAGATGATTAAAAGACTAGACTCTCATGTGCAAGATGAAAGTTCAATGTTGATTGAAGTCTTTTTCTCCGAAGGCTGAAGGCAGATTCTGTACCAAGTAGAAAGTTCAGTGTTCTACCAACGACACTCAGCTTTCTCATGATTTTTGCTCTTTGAACCCAGCTATCAAAATGCATTCAAATTTAGGTTTTCATTATTCCAATTACACGAAATACTATCTATTGAATATGTCTCCCTATCTGGACGAATTAGCATGAATTCTGGATCAGGGTGGTCCAACTAATAAAAAAGTCACAGATATAACATGTCAACATACAATATAACTTTGATCGAAAACCGCTTCCCAAATACAACACGTCAACATACTTTTATACTTTATAATAAAAATACggatcaataaatcttcaaagcatATTAAATTAATTAAGTCCAAAATTACTTAAAAGTAGCTAGCACACCTTTTAATTTTAACAAATTTTGGTAGCAGAAAACATTTTTTTCCAATACCCAAAAGAGCTGCACATCTTTTATATTAAGATAAGAGAAAAAATATTTAAAGATTACGAACACACACAGTACAAAGCACAAAACTTTGAGTTTGCACTCTCATCCAGTCTTAGAAAATAGGGTCATACGTACCCACGTAAAGGGAAATAATCTTTTTTAGAATTTTGTACAGGGAAATATCTTTTTTAGAAGAACTTACAGGAAAAAGTCAAGTGCTATAGTTTGAGTCCTACCTTCTCTGGGCTTTGGTAGGTGGGCTACGCCAATTGTTTTATCCTAATATATCCCACCAGTAATCAAACACGCGTCCTCTAAACTTCAATACGTAGCTAACATGTGAATGGCACAAGCCCATAACTATTACCTCAGAGGCCACGTGCTACGACGGGATCGACCTAATAATTGATCGCATGCATCTTGCAACAAGTCTTCTCATGACAAGAAAGAAAAATTTAATCCAATATTATTACGTGTGTAACATTTACCTACGTAGATCACCTATGTGTTACAAACTTGTAACACAACATTGCATATCATGTATGTGTTACAATCTTGTAACACTCTCTCAACCGGCTTAAATAATGTGTTACAAATCTGTAACACATTCGACATATGTGGAATATGTGTTACAACATCGTAACACTTCCCACAGAACGTGTTACAACTTAGGTGTGGACACAAATTTTGTTTGACCGGGATTTCACCCAGTAACACATGTTTTCTTGTGTTATCGGGATGTGTTACCAAAGCTAATTCCTGTAGTAGTGTAGGAAAGAACAGTTCAGTAGCACCATGATGACAATGTCGGTAATTCTGGTTATCAACAATAAAATCTCATTTGGTGGCTATGATCTATAACGTGGTGGGGGCTAAGTCATGGGATTGTCAAGTTGGCAAGGCAAGTGGGACTGCTAAGCAGCACATGGGACTCATGCTGAATTAAGTGTCACTAGTGAGACGAAATCAATTGTCTCTTGGAATTAGAAGGTAGAGGTGGGAAAAAAATAGTGGTCGAAGGAATAAGTCATGACAAAAGCAAAGAGAATGTTTCTCTCATCTAACGCATCTTCTGGAGTCTTACTCTTGTGTACCAATATTTTTCTTTTGAAGAAATAACCAACACTCCATTTTGGTGCTCAACAGTGTTATGTGACCTATCAACTCTCGTCCTCCAAAAACATGAACCATTTCTACTCTTTCATGATGCCCTAATTCAACCAAGCCGTCTAATTTATAGGGCCTCTAAGATCATCAACATAACATTTTGCCTAACGAATGATTCACTATAAACATGGGTGGTGCTAATAATGCATGCAAATAATGGCTGCATATGACAAACTACTTTGTAATATGTGCATGGATTGGCAGAAACACGTGATCATGCTCGTTGCTGCTAATTCAAACAAAGGAATATACAAGGGGAAACCAGCTCATTGCCGACCCATCAAAATCTTGCCAGCCACTTcaaacaactactccctctgtcccataatgtaagacgttttttgacattagtgtagaatcaaaaaacgtcttacattatgggacagaaagAGTATAACACAAGGTCACACCAGCTCCAAAGTAAAACAAGGAACATACATACCAATCTTGTGAATAACTTCATGCCAGGCTACAGTTTGAAGTGTGGCAGACGAGTCAAACACCTTGTAGTCACAAAGGGCATTGTTGGCCTGGTGTTCCGCTTTCTTCGCCATTCATGGCTGGATGCTAGGCAAGTTGAGTTCCTGACATAGCTGCTTGAATGCTGGATTTTTGTCAAGGttctttgaagtctggagtggagtGTACGCTCTGGTTGTGATCCCAAGCTGGCAGCTGGTCTGGGTGCGGGGGCGGTGCGAATTTCTACATCACCCTTGCAGCGACCGCGTTGTGAGTGGCTGGTGACGACCATACATGGTGCTTTAGGTCTCAGATCTTTTATATCCCATGCTGTTCAAACTAGGTCCATGTTAGTGGAATGGTTCGTTTCCTTTTTTTTTTTGCAGCGCTGTTGAATGTTGATGGTGGTTTGTAATATTTACCATTCGAGCATATTAGCATTTCCTTCTTAATGAAAATGTCATGCTTCAACAAAAATTTGTGCTACATTTAGATCGCAATAAGCTTCATCAAAGCTAACACCTTGACTTTCTGTACAAGAGCACGACATCAGTAATCAGACAAGCTAGTAATTAAAGCTTCATCTTCTGCAAGCTTCTATTCTGAATTCTGTCttcaaaaattacaaaaaaatatcTGCTTAATTCTTACGATCAGAGTACAAATATACGAGGCTAATATTCATTGGCAAGTTGTGTGAAACTCTGGTCTGCTGCTGAAAGAAAACAATGTTGCAATTCAGATTACCTTTTGTGGCTACATGAATGTAAGACTTGTCATTTTTTGAAGAGTGTCCCCCAAATAGAGTAAGAATGCAATCTTAGGAGCATCTTTCTGAACGTAACCATCCTATATACAACTGTGTATTCCACTAAAGCAAAAGAGTTCTTTTCTGAAAGACGAAGGATCCCAGCAAGAAAGCTGAAAAGTAAATGAGAGAAGATCCATAGCAAGAAACGTAAATACGTGATCAAACAGTATATATCAACAAGTTCCAGGTTGGAAGACAAGTCCAATAAATCTTTTCTTGTTCAGCATACAGGATTAACACCCAACCAAACTAACGGAGTACAATATAATTTGATATATTTTTGTATGTGATTACATGGACGCCATACTTACTGGCTAGCTAAATCATAAAAGCACCAGTTGAGAGGGCATGTGCAAGACTAGGCAAAACTCCATGACGAGCAAAGATGAAATGGTTCACTCACTGACAGCATACACCAAACTGGGGAGCACCCAGAAGCTCTCCAACTGCTTGCTTTTCCATCCGAGAATATATGTAATGGGGTGGGAACTCGTAGGCACGAACTGACCAAGCCCTACCTCAATCCAAGGTTCGTCGGAATTTTTGGACCCACTCGGAACGTAAATGCAGTTACTCTTCCCGCCCCATCGTTCAGGGTTCATGCAAGAAAATGTAGAACTCCTGGTATCCAGGCTAATAAAGAGAGCCCAATTTTCCAACTTATCCAACTTCATCCACTTAGCGGGTTCTGTTAAGTCGAGGCGGTAGGCTTGAAAGCAGAATTCGTGAACACGTATGCAGAGGTCAACCATGAGAAGCATGTCACCACAGACCACCAACCATGGTTTGACCATGTCCTGTCCGCACACTACAACTGGCACTTCCGACATGCCAAGCTGAGGTGCCAAAGAAATGATATTGAGCTTCTGAAGGGAGTCCATGGCAAACATCTTACCTTTGAAGGGCACAATTTGATGAATGCGGCGTTCAGCAATAAGAGGGTGTTCTGTCCAGGAGTTTGCTCCAAGTTGCCACTGGAACATAGAATTTCTCGAGAAAAGGAGGAGGTACGAGTTGGGCGAACTTAGCGGAGCTGTAAAGATGCCGTAGTAGATTTCAGAGTTGTCACTGTGTTGGAATTTGGGGGGCTTCATGATAGTACCAGTGTACACATCAACAAGGAAGCATTGCTCAAAACTGTAGAAGATAGCATACCCGTATGAGCAGCCCAAATAGCGCATATGGTATGGAGTCTGTCGGAGTGCTGAACAACGAAGGGATAAGTTTGTCTTCGCAGGATCATGAAGCTGCCATTTGGTGTTGGATAAGGGGTAGTACGACGTATCGGCGTCCCCTATATGCCGATGAGCATTATGAAGATCTGTGTTGACAAAGAGAAACTGTGGCACGCCAAGAGCGGCAGGTGCTAGTAACAGCAAGGAAGTCATGGAATGAGCTAAGGAGGACAACGATTAGGTGAAGCAGGCTGTCCATAACATCTGCCCAAACTTGTCGTTCAGATGAGTCTGAGACGTTTGAGCCGAAGGTGTGGCAAATTTTCTTAGACGGCTTCTCTATGACGGCCACTTCTCTGCCATACAGAAAAATCAAGAAAGATAGATCAGAATCAAGAAATCAAATATCACAGGGACATAACTAGTAAATGGTTAGAAATGCTAAAGGGAAAACCAAGAAGCTCATCTCACTGAGCATCAGTTTTTCTTTTCAGACAAGATGTATATCAAGTTATCAACATGCCACATTTCAATCACAATAAGGTACAGCAAAATAACCAACATGTTCATGTTCAGCACAACAGTATAATATAGGCATATTTCCAAATCATGCAGCAGGGGGTGATTCATACTTTGAGAGCACCAGTATCCTTAAATCAATTATAGCATACCAAGTAAGGCTGgacacgagccgagccgagccgagttCGGTCCGAGCCTGGATTTGGCTCGCCATGAACGAGCCATGCTCGGCTCGGCTCGCTGGTTGAACGAGCCCGCATCTGAAGGCTCGGCTCGTCATGCCTATGGCTCGGTCCAGCCCGAGCAGCTCGTTTTGCCTCTGGAGGCTGGGTGCGTGGGCGTACGGGCGCATCAGGCGAGGCTGGCTTGACGGCGTTGAGGGGAGCACGGCGGAGACGTGCCGGCGTGGCGAGGTCGGGCGTCTGGTGCGTCGAACGCAGGTGGCTAGCCTCCGTAGCAGTTGATCTTGCTTCCTCTCGTACGTGTGCATCCAGCCAACTCCAGGATTCAATCAACGTGCTTCAAGTTTTGTACTTGTGTCCAAGAATCAATCAACAGGCTGGTGATGCGTGCGTGCGCTGCGGCCGCTGGATGCGTTCGTGCGTGCCGACGCCGGCGGCAGGATGCGTCGTGGTGGCATGTAGGAAATAGGTTGGCGAGatgcgtggggcggcggcggcggcgaaccctAGCGGGAGGAGACAGTGGAGACGACGCGACTCGCTGGGTTGGGCTGGTTGCGCTCCTCTGCTGGGCTGTGTGATTGCGTCGCGTCCTGGGCTTCGGCTTCGGACGAGCCACCGAGCTGGACCGGGCCAAAACAGGCTCGGCTCGGTCGGCCAACGGGCCCATTTTACGTGGCTCGGCTCGGCCTATTTAGGTCTCAGGCCGAGCTGAGTCGGGCCGAGCTGGAGCGAGCTCCGAGCCGAGCCCATTAGCCCGTTCGGACGTCCAGCCCTAATACCAAGTGACGACAGTATCATATTCACAAATAAAATTTtcggttttgctaaagcacatctgccCTAAGTATTGCAACTCTAAGTCCTTTTTCTCATCCTTTTTATGCAATCTTTTCATATCATAAATTTATTTTGGGTCAATCCCTGCTTTTGCACTTATTTTTTGGGTAACTAGCTATCCTAATCCCCAGGTGTTATGCGACTGAGAACACAAACCATCATGCCAAAATTCTTTTGGGTTAGATAGATTAACACTAGGCCCATAGTTACACAATTTCATGGCCGCATCCGCATGTTGTTGCAACCTGATCAAACCAGCACGGCGCATGTTCTTGCAGGATTGATCCACCTCACCACAACCATTAGACAAACTTGCATCACGAAGAGAAGAAAACAGGGTTAAGGTTATACAGACCTAGGGGCGAGAGcggcaggtgccggcggcggcgacaGCTCGGTCTCCGGTGGCTCCGGGCTTCCGACCCAGAACCCGGCAACCAAGTCCGTATCTACCCCTTCCGCCGCACCGTGTTTGCCCATCGGATGCGTCGGCGACGAAGGGGCGGAAAAGGAATTGGCGGCGCGGAGATGATCGATGGATTATTTGGGTGGAACGAACGTGCTGCCCGGCTTTATATTTGGCTGGAACGGACGTGCTCGGCCCGGCCCATCCCAGCCCAGTTTACCCATGTGCTTCGAGTACTCcctcgtttctaaatataagtcttttttgagCTTCTAAAAaagatctttttagagatttcaatgcggactacatacggatgtatatatatgCATTTTAG is drawn from Triticum dicoccoides isolate Atlit2015 ecotype Zavitan chromosome 4A, WEW_v2.0, whole genome shotgun sequence and contains these coding sequences:
- the LOC119287988 gene encoding uncharacterized protein LOC119287988, whose protein sequence is MWFVERYVGKLKSNVRNKARPEGSIAEAFLANECMTFCSRYIVGFETKHNLLSQNEDNDEWVGHHDIAHGSRLFPHSGNPLGKPRNYVLSGVAKVQPHRYVLFNCSDVNSYLRAHADEITNGRNLNPDVVERIQNDKFHEWFQAHANQVFYVEDELNPGWSVVMKLPKPRDLYDLGNLEWEAQTENEPFHVSQLGESLKIKNNEEHWVRTDVEGTIVDANNASSNEE